In one Candidatus Desulfatibia profunda genomic region, the following are encoded:
- the rsmG gene encoding 16S rRNA (guanine(527)-N(7))-methyltransferase RsmG: MEIGSKKWEQLIIDGARDVNIHVDRHQARQLGIHALELLKWNRKINLTAITDPKEVAIKHCLDSIIPGHMIAPDATLLDIGSGGGFPGIPLKIMKPSLSVTLIDASRKKVSFLKHMIRTLKFEKVEARHVRAEDFAKEREVRSSFDVVISRALTSIENLVILAAPLLTRGGTIIALKGPELHKETETVCSQVDQNTGVVEIADIRFSLNLKTYSLPHLGSQRAIISLRIYS, translated from the coding sequence ATGGAAATCGGTTCGAAAAAATGGGAGCAGTTGATCATTGACGGCGCCAGAGATGTTAATATTCATGTTGACCGCCATCAGGCCCGGCAGCTTGGCATTCATGCCCTTGAATTGTTGAAATGGAACCGTAAGATCAACCTTACGGCCATCACGGATCCCAAGGAGGTCGCGATTAAACATTGTCTGGATTCAATTATTCCGGGCCATATGATAGCACCGGACGCCACCTTGCTCGATATCGGATCAGGGGGTGGTTTCCCGGGGATACCTCTGAAGATCATGAAGCCGTCCTTGTCGGTTACATTGATTGATGCTTCCCGCAAAAAGGTCAGTTTCTTAAAACATATGATTCGAACCCTCAAGTTTGAAAAGGTTGAAGCCCGCCATGTGCGCGCAGAAGACTTTGCCAAGGAACGCGAAGTTCGAAGCAGCTTTGATGTTGTTATCAGCCGGGCACTGACATCCATTGAAAATTTGGTGATACTGGCAGCCCCTTTGCTGACACGAGGCGGGACTATCATCGCGTTAAAAGGTCCTGAACTGCATAAGGAGACGGAAACTGTCTGCTCACAGGTCGATCAGAATACCGGTGTGGTGGAAATCGCCGATATTCGATTCTCTTTGAATTTAAAAACCTATTCGCTGCCGCATCTTGGTTCACAGCGAGCGATTATCTCTTTGCGGATTTATTCGTAA
- a CDS encoding cytoplasmic protein, producing the protein MNDEINAMDLTVNQDNLYLEESFTDIDMASIHRLTPVKANGIKDKNRKPIFVGHTQLMTPQGPLPVRTLLEARNLKEAMEEFPEAMKKAIEKMFEELNKMQQKEASRIIVP; encoded by the coding sequence ATCAACGACGAAATTAACGCAATGGATTTAACAGTGAATCAGGACAATCTTTACCTTGAGGAATCCTTTACGGATATCGATATGGCTTCCATCCACCGCCTTACACCGGTAAAAGCCAATGGAATCAAAGACAAGAACCGCAAACCCATATTTGTAGGGCATACCCAGTTGATGACCCCTCAGGGGCCGTTGCCGGTTCGAACCTTGCTGGAAGCCAGAAACCTGAAAGAAGCCATGGAAGAATTCCCGGAAGCGATGAAAAAGGCCATTGAAAAAATGTTCGAAGAATTAAATAAAATGCAGCAAAAGGAAGCGTCCCGAATCATCGTACCCTAA
- a CDS encoding TerB family tellurite resistance protein, producing the protein MGLLGKIVGGTIGFALGGPLGAIAGAALGHAFDNDQQYYTDNRQPQLSAGQESQLTFFVATFSMLAKLVKADGRILKEEMDTIEKFMLYDLNLDPESRRIARNVFNAALDSQESFQNFAAQFYNQFRSQYQMLDLMIDILIRVSVADGTLSESEEKLILTAVRIFNFSDEQYRQLKSRYVKDFGKHYGILGCDKNDSNEHVKQQYRKLVHDYHPDKIASKGLPEEFTKFANDKFREIQEAYNAIKQERGLH; encoded by the coding sequence ATGGGTTTGCTTGGGAAAATAGTCGGCGGTACGATAGGGTTTGCATTGGGTGGTCCACTTGGCGCAATTGCAGGTGCGGCGCTCGGTCATGCGTTTGATAACGACCAGCAGTATTACACCGACAACAGGCAGCCCCAGCTTTCCGCAGGTCAAGAATCTCAATTAACTTTTTTTGTTGCTACATTTTCAATGCTGGCCAAACTCGTCAAGGCAGATGGTCGAATCTTAAAAGAAGAAATGGATACCATTGAAAAGTTCATGTTGTATGATTTGAACCTGGACCCTGAAAGTCGCAGAATTGCCCGGAACGTTTTTAATGCCGCTTTGGATTCTCAGGAAAGTTTCCAAAATTTTGCCGCCCAGTTTTACAATCAGTTTCGATCCCAGTATCAGATGCTCGACTTGATGATCGATATATTGATCCGAGTTTCCGTTGCCGACGGAACCCTCAGCGAAAGTGAAGAAAAGCTAATTCTTACGGCTGTCAGAATATTCAACTTCAGTGATGAACAATACCGGCAGCTTAAGTCGCGATATGTTAAGGATTTTGGAAAACATTATGGCATTCTTGGGTGTGACAAAAACGATTCAAACGAGCATGTAAAGCAACAGTACCGAAAACTTGTGCATGATTATCATCCTGACAAAATCGCATCAAAAGGCCTGCCGGAAGAGTTTACAAAATTCGCCAATGACAAATTTCGTGAGATCCAGGAAGCCTATAACGCCATCAAACAGGAAAGAGGGCTTCATTAA
- a CDS encoding NUDIX hydrolase: MKNPTQTALLSYPDQPQVAVGAIVFKDNKVLLVLRANPPAEACWAIPGGRVELGETLRKAAEREIKEETGISIRVREPVFTFEVIDRDAKGEIRFHYVIVDLAADYVSGEPRAGDDAIDTRWISPEDLKTLTVSKTTLSVLRQHFNFGESGRDY, encoded by the coding sequence ATGAAAAATCCAACCCAAACAGCCCTTTTATCCTATCCGGACCAGCCGCAAGTAGCCGTGGGAGCTATTGTCTTTAAAGACAACAAAGTCCTGCTGGTATTAAGGGCCAATCCGCCGGCTGAAGCATGCTGGGCGATTCCCGGCGGTCGGGTTGAGTTGGGCGAGACGCTACGGAAGGCCGCGGAAAGGGAAATCAAAGAAGAGACCGGAATTAGCATCCGGGTCCGGGAACCTGTTTTCACGTTTGAGGTTATTGACCGGGATGCTAAAGGGGAAATCCGTTTTCATTATGTAATTGTTGACCTGGCGGCCGATTATGTCAGCGGCGAGCCCCGAGCGGGCGATGACGCCATTGACACCCGCTGGATTTCTCCTGAAGATTTAAAAACACTGACGGTCAGCAAAACGACGCTGAGCGTATTAAGGCAACACTTCAATTTCGGGGAATCAGGCCGGGATTACTGA
- a CDS encoding cytoplasmic protein, with the protein MPSNEQQQQIDFTVDRNHLYREESFTDIKVAAIRRLIPVKPDGSNDDSRFPIFMGQTQLITPKGPVMLQSLLKAQTIEEAMDEFPAAMQAQMDKMIADAMERQVREN; encoded by the coding sequence ATGCCCAGCAATGAGCAGCAGCAACAGATTGATTTTACAGTGGACCGCAACCATTTGTACCGGGAGGAATCTTTTACCGACATCAAGGTCGCTGCAATTCGTCGACTGATACCTGTCAAGCCTGACGGATCGAATGATGACAGCCGGTTTCCGATTTTTATGGGCCAGACACAGTTAATAACACCCAAAGGACCTGTGATGCTTCAATCTTTGCTCAAGGCCCAAACAATTGAAGAGGCCATGGACGAATTCCCGGCAGCCATGCAGGCCCAAATGGATAAGATGATTGCAGATGCCATGGAAAGACAGGTAAGAGAAAACAA
- a CDS encoding DUF4384 domain-containing protein — translation MKTCFSLTHRKAGLGLVLFIVFGMTYQSAECQITRAVQVTPDQEKRSFIRSVDGYAFLSEDMTLAQTRAAAFANAKRQAVEMVRTYIQSKTKVEDFVLKSDKITATSEGAVTILEQKDHGVEENNRYHVWIKAEVEYDLKPQGEAAKEHEMDPDAPLTVKVWTPEKQYKDGDNITIYIQGNRNFYARIVDISADKEIIQLLPNEYRKINYFEAGKTYKIPDQGDLFALTVRPPFGEDQIVVYASEVPLGRVDMEQVGQGLSRYTGTRSAFSAMTRGIAVESAAKSAEPGAEFYEATWKFKTGR, via the coding sequence ATGAAAACATGCTTTTCCTTAACGCATCGTAAAGCCGGCCTGGGTTTGGTGTTGTTCATCGTGTTTGGCATGACATATCAAAGTGCCGAATGTCAGATCACCCGGGCCGTTCAGGTGACTCCCGACCAGGAAAAACGCTCTTTTATCAGATCCGTTGACGGTTACGCTTTCCTGTCGGAGGATATGACCCTGGCCCAGACCCGCGCGGCCGCCTTTGCCAATGCCAAAAGACAGGCGGTGGAGATGGTGCGAACGTATATCCAGTCCAAGACCAAGGTAGAAGATTTTGTGTTGAAATCAGACAAGATAACAGCCACTTCAGAAGGTGCTGTCACCATCCTCGAACAGAAAGATCATGGTGTTGAGGAAAATAACCGTTATCATGTCTGGATCAAGGCGGAGGTTGAATATGATCTAAAGCCGCAAGGGGAGGCGGCCAAAGAACATGAAATGGACCCGGATGCTCCTTTGACGGTGAAAGTCTGGACACCCGAAAAACAATACAAAGACGGTGATAATATTACCATATATATCCAAGGAAACCGCAATTTTTACGCCCGCATCGTGGACATCTCCGCAGACAAGGAAATCATCCAGCTTTTGCCCAACGAATATCGGAAAATCAACTATTTTGAGGCCGGTAAAACTTACAAAATTCCGGACCAGGGGGATCTTTTTGCACTGACGGTTCGCCCCCCCTTCGGCGAAGACCAGATCGTCGTTTATGCCAGTGAAGTGCCCCTGGGCCGGGTTGACATGGAGCAGGTCGGCCAGGGATTGTCCCGATACACGGGAACCCGTTCGGCATTTTCCGCCATGACTCGCGGAATTGCCGTGGAGAGTGCCGCTAAGAGTGCCGAACCAGGAGCTGAATTTTACGAGGCTACCTGGAAATTTAAAACCGGAAGATAG
- a CDS encoding NUDIX hydrolase, which produces MKEKYRNPLVTVDIIIEINGSLILIERKNPPYGWALPGGFVDYGESLEASAAREAKEETSLDIRLVEQFHTYSDPNRDPRHHTVTTVFIAKGFGTPKPADDAKNIGVFTQNDLPRPIVFDHERIIRDYFQYKSGALKKDIFSNDYQNKQI; this is translated from the coding sequence ATGAAAGAAAAATATCGTAATCCCCTGGTCACGGTCGATATTATTATTGAAATCAACGGAAGCCTCATTCTTATTGAAAGGAAAAATCCGCCGTACGGATGGGCGCTGCCGGGTGGTTTTGTAGATTACGGGGAATCTTTGGAAGCATCTGCTGCCCGGGAGGCCAAGGAAGAAACATCACTGGACATCCGGCTGGTTGAACAATTTCACACCTATTCCGACCCGAACCGTGACCCCCGGCACCACACTGTGACCACGGTTTTTATTGCCAAAGGATTCGGAACTCCCAAGCCGGCCGACGATGCCAAAAACATCGGTGTTTTCACCCAAAACGATCTTCCCCGCCCGATTGTTTTTGATCATGAAAGAATCATCCGCGATTATTTTCAATACAAAAGCGGAGCATTGAAAAAGGACATTTTCAGCAACGACTATCAGAACAAACAAATCTGA